A genomic stretch from Ursus arctos isolate Adak ecotype North America unplaced genomic scaffold, UrsArc2.0 scaffold_21, whole genome shotgun sequence includes:
- the LOC113255995 gene encoding apolipoprotein L3-like isoform X3 has product MTSGAHGLSPESEALVEEVIECFQNSVSREELHFLLTNHEAWERFVAKATLSREEADAVREGLDRLVMEAEDQLSTEGLLSVFPQVKLDLEERIRKLRELADDVDRVHKTCTRSNMVAGSAGIASGVLTLLGLGLAPFTAGASLTLSAAGAGLGAVSAVTQVSTSIMEYSSESSAQAQASRLTSSEFDRGEIAARLLHDNIPQFFFSTGKFVQALPKIAKNVRAIKLARVKPSLVDKAWRIMRGQSVSVRSGRQVMKAFGGTALGMSKGARIMGAVTPGAFLAMDVYNLMKDSRHLKEGAKAESAEELRQDAQKLERKLEILTKIYDSLSEGRTP; this is encoded by the exons ATGACCTCAGGAGCACATGGGCTCAGCCCAG aGAGCGAAGCACTTGTCGAGGAAGTCATTGAGTGTTTCCAGAACTCAGTGAGCCGAGAGGAACTGCACTTCTTGCTGACCAACCATGAAGCCTGGGAGAGATTCGTGGCTAAGGCCACGTTGTCCAG GGAGGAGGCGGATGCAGTCCGTGAAGGTCTGGACAGGCTGGTTATGGAGGCCGAAGACCAGCTGTCTACGGAGGGTCTTTTGAGTGTGTTTCCCCAGGTGAAACTGGATCTTGAGGAGCGTATAAGAAAGCTCCGCGAGCTCGCAGATGATGTTGACAGGGTGCACAAGACCTGCACCCGCTCCAACATGGTAGCCGGCTCCGCTGGCATTGCGTCCGGCGTCCTGACCCTCCTTGGTCTGGGTCTGGCACCTTTCACCGCAGGGGCCAGTCTGACACTCTCGGCAGCTGGAGCGGGGCTGGGAGCAGTATCCGCTGTGACCCAAGTGTCTACCAGCATCATGGAATACTCAAGCGAGTCGTCCGCACAAGCCCAAGCCAGTCGCCTGACATCAAGTGAATTTGACAGAGGGGAGATAGCTGCAAGGCTTCTGCATGACAATAtaccccaattttttttctcaacaggTAAATTCGTTCAAGCCCTGCCAAAAATTGCAAAGAACGTTCGTGCCATCAAGCTCGCCAGAGTCAAACCTAGCCTAGTAGACAAGGCCTGGCGCATCATGAGAGGTCAGAGTGTCTCAGTTCGAAGTGGCAGGCAGGTGATGAAAGCTTTTGGAGGAACTGCTCTGGGAATGAGCAAAGGAGCCCGGATCATGGGTGCGGTCACCCCAGGTGCCTTCCTTGCAATGGATGTGTACAACCTTATGAAAGACTCAAGGCACTTGAAGGAGGGGGCAAAGGCAGAGTCAGCTGAAGAGCTGAGGCAGGATGCCCAGAAGCTGGAGCGCAAGTTGGAGATACTCACCAAGATCTATGATAGTCTGTCGGAGGGCCGGACTCCATGa
- the LOC113255995 gene encoding apolipoprotein L3-like isoform X2, which produces MTSEASEHSPESYTFVEEVIECFQNTVSIEELHFLLTDHEAWDRFVAEATLSREEADTLREALNELEGAMDMEVKDKLARERFLSVFPQLKLDLEERIRKLRELADDVDRLHKNCTISKIVAGSAGAASGILTILGLGLAPITAGASLTLLATGAGLGAAAAVTEVSTSIVEYSSESSAKAQASQLTSAEFDKGDVFAKVLRDCIPQISSLTGKCIQALQNIAKNARAIKLARVKPRLVVNARRVMTARSVSVRSGRQVKKAFGGTALAMSKGARIMGAATAGLFLAMDVYNLVKDSSHLKEGAKAESAEELRQDARELERKLEELTKIYESLTEGPTP; this is translated from the exons ATGACCTCAGAAGCCAGTGAGCACAGCCCAG AGAGCTACACTTTTGTCGAAGAAGTCATTGAGTGTTTCCAGAACACAGTGAGCATAGAGGAACTGCACTTCTTGCTGACTGACCATGAAGCCTGGGACCGATTCGTGGCTGAGGCTACGTTGTCCAG GGAGGAAGCGGATACACTACGAGAAGCTCTTAATGAGCTGGAAGGAGCCATGGATATGGAGGTCAAAGATAAGCTGGCTAGGGAGAGGTTTTTGAGTGTGTTTCCCCAGTTGAAACTGGATCTTGAGGAGCGTATAAGAAAGCTCCGGGAGCTCGCAGATGATGTTGACCGGCTACACAAGAACTGCACCATCTCCAAGATCGTAGCTGGCTCCGCTGGCGCTGCGTCTGGCATCCTGACCATCCTTGGTCTGGGTCTGGCTCCTATAACAGCAGGGGCCAGTCTGACACTCTTGGCAACTGGAGCAGGGCTGGGAGCTGCAGCCGCTGTGACCGAAGTGTCTACCAGCATCGTGGAATACTCAAGTGAGTCGTCCGCAAAAGCCCAAGCCAGTCAACTGACATCAGCTgaatttgacaaaggtgatgtatTTGCAAAGGTTCTGCGTGACTGCATACCCCAGATTAGTTCCTTAACAGGGAAATGCATTCAAGCCCTGCAAAACATTGCGAAGAATGCTCGTGCAATCAAGCTCGCCAGAGTCAAACCTCGTCTAGTAGTCAATGCCAGGCGCGTCATGACAGCTCGGAGTGTCTCAGTTCGAAGTGGCAGGCAGGTGAAGAAAGCTTTTGGAGGAACTGCTCTGGCAATGAGCAAAGGAGCCCGGATCATGGGTGCGGCCACCGCAGGTCTCTTCCTTGCAATGGATGTGTACAACCTTGTGAAAGACTCAAGTCACTTGAAGGAGGGGGCAAAGGCAGAGTCAGCTGAAGAGCTGAGGCAGGATGCCCGGGAGCTGGAGCGCAAGTTGGAGGAGCTCACCAAGATCTATGAAAGTCTGACGGAGGGCCCGACTCCATGA
- the LOC113255995 gene encoding apolipoprotein L3-like isoform X1, whose translation MTSGAHGLSPESEALVEEVIESFQNSVSREELHFLLTDHEAWDRFVAEATLSREEADTLREALNELEGAMDMEVKDKLARERFLSVFPQLKLDLEERIRKLRELADDVDRLHKNCTISKIVAGSAGAASGILTILGLGLAPITAGASLTLLATGAGLGAAAAVTEVSTSIVEYSSESSAKAQASQLTSAEFDKGDVFAKVLRDCIPQISSLTGKCIQALQNIAKNARAIKLARVKPRLVVNARRVMTARSVSVRSGRQVKKAFGGTALAMSKGARIMGAATAGLFLAMDVYNLVKDSSHLKEGAKAESAEELRQDARELERKLEELTKIYESLTEGPTP comes from the exons ATGACCTCAGGAGCACATGGGCTCAGCCCAG aGAGCGAAGCACTTGTCGAGGAAGTCATTGAGTCTTTCCAGAACTCAGTGAGCCGAGAGGAACTGCACTTCTTGCTGACTGACCATGAAGCCTGGGACCGATTCGTGGCTGAGGCCACGTTGTCCAG GGAGGAAGCGGATACACTACGAGAAGCTCTTAATGAGCTGGAAGGAGCCATGGATATGGAGGTCAAAGATAAGCTGGCTAGGGAGAGGTTTTTGAGTGTGTTTCCCCAGTTGAAACTGGATCTTGAGGAGCGTATAAGAAAGCTCCGGGAGCTCGCAGATGATGTTGACCGGCTACACAAGAACTGCACCATCTCCAAGATCGTAGCTGGCTCCGCTGGCGCTGCGTCTGGCATCCTGACCATCCTTGGTCTGGGTCTGGCTCCTATAACAGCAGGGGCCAGTCTGACACTCTTGGCAACTGGAGCAGGGCTGGGAGCTGCAGCCGCTGTGACCGAAGTGTCTACCAGCATCGTGGAATACTCAAGTGAGTCGTCCGCAAAAGCCCAAGCCAGTCAACTGACATCAGCTgaatttgacaaaggtgatgtatTTGCAAAGGTTCTGCGTGACTGCATACCCCAGATTAGTTCCTTAACAGGGAAATGCATTCAAGCCCTGCAAAACATTGCGAAGAATGCTCGTGCAATCAAGCTCGCCAGAGTCAAACCTCGTCTAGTAGTCAATGCCAGGCGCGTCATGACAGCTCGGAGTGTCTCAGTTCGAAGTGGCAGGCAGGTGAAGAAAGCTTTTGGAGGAACTGCTCTGGCAATGAGCAAAGGAGCCCGGATCATGGGTGCGGCCACCGCAGGTCTCTTCCTTGCAATGGATGTGTACAACCTTGTGAAAGACTCAAGTCACTTGAAGGAGGGGGCAAAGGCAGAGTCAGCTGAAGAGCTGAGGCAGGATGCCCGGGAGCTGGAGCGCAAGTTGGAGGAGCTCACCAAGATCTATGAAAGTCTGACGGAGGGCCCGACTCCATGA